Proteins from a genomic interval of Gadus morhua chromosome 19, gadMor3.0, whole genome shotgun sequence:
- the LOC115532235 gene encoding zinc finger protein 497 isoform X2 gives MVTQTVPELMSAKQTAQLLLGLRARIILELVRAATPDCLAIQTLINKLKIPAAIIIRDVDVEKSQTNFMVLVQILLKSAAERHRFFQEVFPVQYGTKYDTALQALLAGLVYKLEQLLPVPNLSKLGTMIPSQPSVLEECGHFIPDHGDLRVLLRHQKQKGFLTTSAISSTVGDCVLSSLSFLPRPLEPIQPEEPPAPDPPAGNDPEVEVAGTPDPTDGGPASDEDPNPVSEGPVAAAVESTGGGGGALESLSAVHVPLPPQEARTTPEESCAETSGASPSSPPPSRHRDGEDTEAAAPPEAPATAAHETVAARRPPPPPERPASLQGFHTPSRPAPAAAAAEGDAQQRLQIQRVTLHQWVSQMASNSLSLPPLPPLSPPRAGPGGGGTSGGGGHSGARKDRRRRAKSPVERFTCDTCGKRFAYQSKLTEHRRIHTGEKPFACVTCGKGFRTQAFLNTHLPIHSAARPYNCGHCGRCFHRMPSLKKHMLTHSERKPFHCGVCNKGFTQSTYFKRHMECHASRSSFPCGECAKAFPTEFKLANHRRWHARDRPHMCERCGKRFLVPSLLKRHMGYHVGERQYLCAQCGKTFVYLSDLKRHQKDHGPKTKLPCHVCHKKFSSKYCLRIHMRIHTREKPYACPVCDKAFTQIGNLKVHVRLHNDERPFSCEQCGKSYKLMSHLKAHKRTHLFKKPWTCAACGKGFSLPGLLKKHEELHARDAAGIPGTRPHRSKAPSHKKRYEEEEEEDGGGAGEGY, from the exons ATGGTGACGCAGACGGTCCCGGAGCTCATGAGCGCCAAGCAGACGGCCCAGCTGCTCCTGGGCCTGAGGGCGCGG ATCATTTTGGAGTTGGTCAGAGCGGCGACGCCAGACTGCTTGGCCATCCAGACTCTCATCAACAAGCTGAAGATCCCAGCTGCAATAATAATA AGGGATGTCGACGTGGAGAAGTCTCAGACTAACTTCATGGTCCTGGTCCAGATTCTGCTCAAAAGCGCCGCTGAGAGACATCGCTTCTTCCAG GAGGTGTTTCCTGTCCAGTATGGGACCAAGTACGACACGGCGCTGCAGGCTCTTCTCGCAGGACTGGTGTACAAACTGGAGCAGCTGCTGCCTGTGCCCAACCTCTCAAAG CTGGGCACCATGATCCCCAGCCAGCCCTCTGTCCTGGAGGAGTGCGGCCACTTCATCCCCGACCACGGAGACCTGAGGGTCCTGCTGCGACACCAGAAGCAGAAGGGCTTCCTAACAACCAGTG CCATCTCCTCCACGGTGGGCGACTGCGtgctctcctccctgtccttcCTCCCGCGCCCCCTGGAGCCCATCCAGCCGGAGGAGCCCCCGGCCCCAGACCCCCCCGCCGGCAACGACCCAGAGGTGGAGGTAGCGGGGACCCCCGACCCAACGGACGGCGGGCCTGCGTCGGACGAGGACCCCAACCCCGTCTCCGAGGGTCCCGTCGCGGCGGCCGTCGAGTCCacgggcggcgggggcggggccctggAGAGCCTCTCCGCCGTGcacgtccctctccctccacaggAAGCGCGCACGACTCCAGAGGAGTCGTGCGCAGAGACGAGCGGCGCCTCGCCGTCCAGCCCTCCGCCCTCACGCCACCGCGACGGAGAAGACACGGAGGCCGCGGCGCCGCCTGAAGCCCCCGCCACTGCCGCCCACGAGACAGTCGCAGCTCGgcggccccctccccccccggagAGGCCCGCCTCCCTCCAGGGGTTCCACACGCCCTCCAgacccgcccccgccgccgccgccgcggaggGCGACGCTCAGCAGCGGCTGCAGATCCAGCGCGTCACGCTGCACCAGTGGGTCTCCCAGATGGCCTCCAACAGCCTCTCGCTGCCCCCCCTGccgcccctcagcccccccaggGCGGGCCCCGGCGGGGGCGGGactagcggcggcggcgggcactCGGGCGCCCGGAAGGACCGGCGGCGGCGCGCCAAGTCGCCCGTGGAGCGCTTCACCTGCGACACGTGCGGCAAGCGCTTCGCCTACCAGTCGAAGCTGACGGAGCACCGGCGCATCCACACGGGCGAGAAGCCCTTCGCCTGCGTCACCTGCGGCAAGGGCTTCCGCACGCAGGCCTTCCTCAACACGCACCTGCCCATCCACAGCGCGGCGCGGCCCTACAACTGCGGCCACTGCGGCCGCTGCTTCCACCGCATGCCCAGCCTGAAGAAGCACATGCTGACGCACAGCGAGCGCAAGCCCTTCCACTGCGGCGTGTGCAACAAGGGCTTCACGCAGTCCACCTACTTCAAGCGCCACATGGAGTGCCACGCCAGCCGCAGCAGCTTCCCGTGCGGCGAGTGCGCCAAGGCCTTCCCCACCGAGTTCAAGCTGGCCAACCACCGGCGGTGGCACGCGCGCGACCGGCCGCACATGTGCGAGCGCTGCGGCAAGCGCTTCCTGGTGCCCAGCCTGCTGAAGCGCCACATGGGCTACCACGTGGGCGAGCGGCAGTACCTGTGCGCGCAGTGCGGCAAGACGTTCGTGTACCTGTCGGACCTGAAGCGCCACCAGAAGGACCACGGGCCCAAGACCAAGCTGCCGTGCCACGTGTGCCACAAGAAGTTCTCCAGCAAGTACTGCCTGCGCATCCACATGCGCATCCACACGCGGGAGAAGCCGTACGCGTGCCCCGTGTGCGACAAGGCCTTCACGCAGATCGGCAACCTCAAGGTGCACGTGCGGCTGCACAACGACGAGAGGCCCTTCAGCTGCGAGCAGTGCGGCAAGAGCTACAAGCTGATGTCGCACCTCAAGGCGCACAAGCGCACGCACCTCTTCAAGAAGCCCTGGACGTGCGCCGCCTGCGGGAAGGGGTTCTCTCTGCCGGGCCTGCTGAAGAAGCACGAGGAGCTGCACGCCCGGGACGCGGCGGGGATCCCCGGGACCCGGCCTCACCGCAGCAAGGCGCCGTCGCACAAGAAGCggtacgaggaggaggaggaggaggacgggggcggggccggggaggGTTATTGA
- the LOC115532235 gene encoding zinc finger protein 648 isoform X1 translates to MDKPVRTRGPAAATLPLASLRLLASPLQLAYSYIWQVIERRNVRRYDKVEEFVTMVTQTVPELMSAKQTAQLLLGLRARIILELVRAATPDCLAIQTLINKLKIPAAIIIRDVDVEKSQTNFMVLVQILLKSAAERHRFFQEVFPVQYGTKYDTALQALLAGLVYKLEQLLPVPNLSKLGTMIPSQPSVLEECGHFIPDHGDLRVLLRHQKQKGFLTTSAISSTVGDCVLSSLSFLPRPLEPIQPEEPPAPDPPAGNDPEVEVAGTPDPTDGGPASDEDPNPVSEGPVAAAVESTGGGGGALESLSAVHVPLPPQEARTTPEESCAETSGASPSSPPPSRHRDGEDTEAAAPPEAPATAAHETVAARRPPPPPERPASLQGFHTPSRPAPAAAAAEGDAQQRLQIQRVTLHQWVSQMASNSLSLPPLPPLSPPRAGPGGGGTSGGGGHSGARKDRRRRAKSPVERFTCDTCGKRFAYQSKLTEHRRIHTGEKPFACVTCGKGFRTQAFLNTHLPIHSAARPYNCGHCGRCFHRMPSLKKHMLTHSERKPFHCGVCNKGFTQSTYFKRHMECHASRSSFPCGECAKAFPTEFKLANHRRWHARDRPHMCERCGKRFLVPSLLKRHMGYHVGERQYLCAQCGKTFVYLSDLKRHQKDHGPKTKLPCHVCHKKFSSKYCLRIHMRIHTREKPYACPVCDKAFTQIGNLKVHVRLHNDERPFSCEQCGKSYKLMSHLKAHKRTHLFKKPWTCAACGKGFSLPGLLKKHEELHARDAAGIPGTRPHRSKAPSHKKRYEEEEEEDGGGAGEGY, encoded by the exons GTCCGGCCGCCGCCACCCTCCCCCTGGCGTCCCTGCGCCTGCTGGCCTCCCCTCTGCAGCTGGCCTACTCCTACATCTGGCAGGTCATCGAGAGGAGGAACGTCAGGCGCTACGACAAGGTGGAGGAGTTCGTCACCATGGTGACGCAGACGGTCCCGGAGCTCATGAGCGCCAAGCAGACGGCCCAGCTGCTCCTGGGCCTGAGGGCGCGG ATCATTTTGGAGTTGGTCAGAGCGGCGACGCCAGACTGCTTGGCCATCCAGACTCTCATCAACAAGCTGAAGATCCCAGCTGCAATAATAATA AGGGATGTCGACGTGGAGAAGTCTCAGACTAACTTCATGGTCCTGGTCCAGATTCTGCTCAAAAGCGCCGCTGAGAGACATCGCTTCTTCCAG GAGGTGTTTCCTGTCCAGTATGGGACCAAGTACGACACGGCGCTGCAGGCTCTTCTCGCAGGACTGGTGTACAAACTGGAGCAGCTGCTGCCTGTGCCCAACCTCTCAAAG CTGGGCACCATGATCCCCAGCCAGCCCTCTGTCCTGGAGGAGTGCGGCCACTTCATCCCCGACCACGGAGACCTGAGGGTCCTGCTGCGACACCAGAAGCAGAAGGGCTTCCTAACAACCAGTG CCATCTCCTCCACGGTGGGCGACTGCGtgctctcctccctgtccttcCTCCCGCGCCCCCTGGAGCCCATCCAGCCGGAGGAGCCCCCGGCCCCAGACCCCCCCGCCGGCAACGACCCAGAGGTGGAGGTAGCGGGGACCCCCGACCCAACGGACGGCGGGCCTGCGTCGGACGAGGACCCCAACCCCGTCTCCGAGGGTCCCGTCGCGGCGGCCGTCGAGTCCacgggcggcgggggcggggccctggAGAGCCTCTCCGCCGTGcacgtccctctccctccacaggAAGCGCGCACGACTCCAGAGGAGTCGTGCGCAGAGACGAGCGGCGCCTCGCCGTCCAGCCCTCCGCCCTCACGCCACCGCGACGGAGAAGACACGGAGGCCGCGGCGCCGCCTGAAGCCCCCGCCACTGCCGCCCACGAGACAGTCGCAGCTCGgcggccccctccccccccggagAGGCCCGCCTCCCTCCAGGGGTTCCACACGCCCTCCAgacccgcccccgccgccgccgccgcggaggGCGACGCTCAGCAGCGGCTGCAGATCCAGCGCGTCACGCTGCACCAGTGGGTCTCCCAGATGGCCTCCAACAGCCTCTCGCTGCCCCCCCTGccgcccctcagcccccccaggGCGGGCCCCGGCGGGGGCGGGactagcggcggcggcgggcactCGGGCGCCCGGAAGGACCGGCGGCGGCGCGCCAAGTCGCCCGTGGAGCGCTTCACCTGCGACACGTGCGGCAAGCGCTTCGCCTACCAGTCGAAGCTGACGGAGCACCGGCGCATCCACACGGGCGAGAAGCCCTTCGCCTGCGTCACCTGCGGCAAGGGCTTCCGCACGCAGGCCTTCCTCAACACGCACCTGCCCATCCACAGCGCGGCGCGGCCCTACAACTGCGGCCACTGCGGCCGCTGCTTCCACCGCATGCCCAGCCTGAAGAAGCACATGCTGACGCACAGCGAGCGCAAGCCCTTCCACTGCGGCGTGTGCAACAAGGGCTTCACGCAGTCCACCTACTTCAAGCGCCACATGGAGTGCCACGCCAGCCGCAGCAGCTTCCCGTGCGGCGAGTGCGCCAAGGCCTTCCCCACCGAGTTCAAGCTGGCCAACCACCGGCGGTGGCACGCGCGCGACCGGCCGCACATGTGCGAGCGCTGCGGCAAGCGCTTCCTGGTGCCCAGCCTGCTGAAGCGCCACATGGGCTACCACGTGGGCGAGCGGCAGTACCTGTGCGCGCAGTGCGGCAAGACGTTCGTGTACCTGTCGGACCTGAAGCGCCACCAGAAGGACCACGGGCCCAAGACCAAGCTGCCGTGCCACGTGTGCCACAAGAAGTTCTCCAGCAAGTACTGCCTGCGCATCCACATGCGCATCCACACGCGGGAGAAGCCGTACGCGTGCCCCGTGTGCGACAAGGCCTTCACGCAGATCGGCAACCTCAAGGTGCACGTGCGGCTGCACAACGACGAGAGGCCCTTCAGCTGCGAGCAGTGCGGCAAGAGCTACAAGCTGATGTCGCACCTCAAGGCGCACAAGCGCACGCACCTCTTCAAGAAGCCCTGGACGTGCGCCGCCTGCGGGAAGGGGTTCTCTCTGCCGGGCCTGCTGAAGAAGCACGAGGAGCTGCACGCCCGGGACGCGGCGGGGATCCCCGGGACCCGGCCTCACCGCAGCAAGGCGCCGTCGCACAAGAAGCggtacgaggaggaggaggaggaggacgggggcggggccggggaggGTTATTGA
- the LOC115532670 gene encoding C-type lectin domain family 6 member A-like has protein sequence MIRNSETSLDQNMAEVIYNTPNMMTKARNTQGEREERIVEIYATSESLGDQHQDYVGTEESSNTLGTVRGQQPDPVSPPRCPIRAVVVLLVLLSVALLAGLLGLAVQHKTVCMDGDMELLQRLKNVTEQRDSLLCKQDCPGGWDKFGCKCYRLSNEWESWNKSRELCVSVGADLVVVDNEGEMNFISGKCSDFWLGATDEASEGLWRWVDGTVLSVDNPSWQSRRPGDGKDNNCLRRDWVQTNFKWEDESCEARNFGLCEYNLRK, from the coding sequence ATGATAAGGAACTCTGAAACCAGTTTGGACCAGAATATGGCTGAGGTGATTTACAACACGCCCAACATGATGACCAAGGCCAGgaacacacaaggagagagagaggagaggatagtggaGATCTACGCTACCAGTGAGAGCCTCGGAGATCAACACCAGGACTACgtggggacagaggagtcctccaaTACTCTGGGAACAGTAAGAGGTCAGCAGCCGGACCCTGTGAGCCCTCCTCGGTGTCcgatcagggctgtggtggtgcttctggtcCTGCTGTCTGTTGCCCTGCTGGCTGGACTGCTTGGGTTGGCAGTGCAACACAAGACCGTATGCATGGACGGAGACATGGAACTTCTCCAAAGGCTGAAGAATGTGACGGAGCAGAGAGACTCACTGCTTTGTAAACAGGACTGTCCAGGTGGTTGGGATAagtttggttgtaaatgttaCCGGCTCTCCAATGAGTGGGAATCCTGGAATAAGAGCAGGGAGCTCTGTGTTTCCGTCGGGGCAGATCTGGTGGTTGTGGACAATGAAGGGGAGATGAACTTCATTAGCGGCAAGTGCTCCGACTTCTGGCTCGGAGCGACAGATGAGGCCAGTGAAGGGTtgtggagatgggttgatgggaccgtcctGTCAGTGGATAACCCCTCATGGCAGAGCCGGAGACCTGGCGATGGCAAGGACAACAACTGCTTAAGGAGGGACTGGGTGCAGACCAATTTTAAATGGGAAGATGAGAGCTGTGAAGCCAGAAACTTTGGGCTTTGTGAATATAATTTAAGAAAATGA